In a genomic window of Oncorhynchus keta strain PuntledgeMale-10-30-2019 chromosome 28, Oket_V2, whole genome shotgun sequence:
- the LOC118360842 gene encoding IQ motif and SEC7 domain-containing protein 1-like isoform X2 has product MRSSRRSFLLRRSNFCIVEAETRCVEPPGPHIDGPYSQTTAYLRGTERYSDNSRCPGPPGPRGLPCVAPPSSASLAWALRTRHQPASLALRKQEEEENKRCKASLSDSYELSTDLQDKKVEMLERKYGGSFVSRRAARTIQTAFRQYRMNKNFERLRNSASESRMTRRIILSNMRLQYSFDDRQAQQQGTGTQTNFTHSVGIGPPHSPDTERTGDYTHLEDSFSKQVKSLADSIDDALTCRGGRDDSQEGSREGGGISDDFGECVWSSSSNPSSRRGLGERSRGGGGGLSMHGDSTATSYSDVTLYMDDCMPSSPLSLDRAPSSTDTEYWGPRGGVGGREDSRDTEGGGSSNSRRSTPCTECRDYRLRGAHLPLLTIEPPSDSSVDTSDRSDRGSLSRQIYEQEPAGGAGSPQGTLKHSPNTPRPVSTTAAQGQTRAPGRGPPLPTHIPHHVAHHHHHHPHHHQYPDTPSSSSSPQQPPTTPLSSSSSAALPPGGLEQPCLSDGDNDSLNSTTNSNETVNCSSGSSSQDSLREPLPPLGKQTYQRESRHSWDSPPFNNDVVQRRQYRIGLNLFNKKPEKGIQYLIERGFVSDTPVGIARFILERKGLSRQMIGEFLGNRQKQFNKDVLDCVVDEMDFSGMDLDDALRKFQAQIRVQGEAQKVERLIEAFSQRYCVCNPTLVRQFQNPDTIFILAFAIILLNTDMYSPNVKAERKMKIEDFIKNLRGVDNGQDIPRDLLVGIYQRIQKWELRTNDDHVSQVQAVERVIVGKKPVMSLPHRRLVCCCQLYEVPDPNRPQRTGVHQREVFLFNDLLVVTKIFQKKKTSVTYSFRQSFPLVEMQVHMFQNSYYLHGIRLTSAVLGGDSKVLIVFMAPSQQDRTRFVSDLRESIAEVQEMEKYRVESELEKQKGVMRTGLLTGLVGGGVGVKGEVVNGTLGRPSLDDNYSAGEGLKRSALSSSLRDLSDGGKRGRSNSVGSLDSTMEGSIISSPRPHQCYPVPGVIPGCYPTEDYRPHRPILSPGTGVGGGPGQQQTAAGMGVGGVPSSVERAGVGSGPGGGNTGSFLGSLFGSKRAKPPSPLIPPGPPYPAPVPHPLREGPLLTPHHLCASQRGALPRSRPCMLSTATQPSCSPLPPTTITIATTSKLALLPCQAGACPLISFREGRSPVALLLAPLTPSSSSWPISPSFPSMACRVATAT; this is encoded by the exons ATGAGATCCAGCAGGAGAAGTTTCCTGCTACGCCGGTCTAATTTCTGCAT TGTGGAAGCAGAAACCCGATGTGTGGAGCCGCCAGGGCCCCACATAGACGGCCCTTACAGCCAGACCACAGCGTACCTGCGTGGCACCGAGCGCTACAGTGACAACAGCAGGTGTCCTGGTCCTCCAGGCCCCCGTGGACTTCCGTGTGTGGCCCCTCCCAGCTCGGCCAGCCTTGCCTGGGCACTGCGAACACGTCATCAGCCGGCCAGTCTGGCCCTCCGCaagcaagaggaggaggagaacaagagGTGCAAGGCCAGTCTCTCTGACAGCTATGAGCTCTCCACAGACCTACAGGACAAGAAG gtggagATGTTGGAGAGAAAGTACGGTGGCTCCTTTGTGAGCCGCAGAGCAGCCCGGACCATCCAGACGGCCTTCCGCCAGTACCGTATGAACAAGAACTTTGAGCGCCTCCGCAACTCCGCGTCCGAGAGCCGCATGACACGACGCATCATCCTGTCCAACATGCGGCTGCAGTACTCATTTGACGACCGCCAGGCGCAGCAGCAGGGGACCGGAACACAGACAAACTTCACACACAGTGTGGGTATCGGCCCTCCTCATTCACCTGACACAGAGCGGACAGGAGACTACACACACCTAGAAGACtccttctccaaacag GTAAAGTCCCTGGCTGACTCCATAGATGACGCCCTGACCTGCCGTGGAGGACGGGATGACTCCCAAGAGGGTAGCAGGGAGGGCGGAGGCATCAGTGATGACTttggggagtgtgtgtggagcagcagcagtaacccctcATCCCGCAGAGGCCTGGGTGAGAGATCccgaggaggtggaggaggcctCAGCATGCACGGAGACAGCACAGCCACCTCCTACAGTGATGTCACTCTATACATGGATGACTGCATGCCCTCCTCGCCCCTGTCTCTGGACCGGGCCCCCAGCAGCACAGACACAGAGTACTGGGGCCCGAGGGGAGGCGTGGGGGGCCGTGAGGACAGCAGGGATACTGAGGGAGGGGGTAGTAGTAACAGCCGTCGCAGCACCCCCTGCACGGAGTGTCGAGACTACCGTCTAAGGGGCGCCCACCTGCCCCTGCTCACCATCGAGCCTCCCAGCGACAGCTCCGTGGACACTAGCGACCGTTCAGACCGTGGCTCCCTCAGCAGACAGATCTATGAGCAGGAGCCAGCAGGAGGAGCAGGCTCGCCTCAGGGAACACTCAAACACTCCCCTAACACTCCCCGCCCTGTCTCCACAACAGCAGCGCAGGGCCAGACCCGGGCCCCTGGCCGGGGCCCCCCCCTGCCCACTCACATCCCCCATCACGTggcacaccaccatcaccaccaccctcaccaccACCAGTACCCAGACACCCCCTCGTCATCGTCCTCCCCCCAGCAGCCCCCCACCacccccctgtcctcctcctcctctgctgcgCTGCCCCCTGGTGGCCTAGAgcagccctgtctgtctgacgGGGACAACGACTCTCTCAACTCCACCACCAACTCCAATGAGACGGTGAACTGCAGCTCTGGCTCCTCGTCTCAGGACAGCTTGAGGGAGCCCCTACCCCCTCTGGGCAAGCAGACCTACCAGAGAGAGAGTCGACACAGCTGGGACTCACCGCCATTCAACAACGACGTGGTGCAAAGACGCCAGTACCGCATCGGACTCAACCTATTCAACAA GAAGCCAGAGAAAGGGATCCAGTACCTGATCGAGAGAGGCTTTGTGTCCGACACTCCGGTCGGGATCGCTCGCTTCATCCTGGAGAGGAAGGGCCTGAGCAGACAGATGATTGGAGAATTCCTTGGTAACCGGCAAAAACAGTTCAACAAGGACGTACTGGA TTGTGTGGTGGACGAGATGGATTTCTCTGGGATGGACCTGGACGATGCTCTGAGGAAGTTCCAGGCCCAGATCAGAGTTCAAGGAGAAGCCCAGAAAGTAGAGAGGCTCATAGAGGCTTTCAG TCAGCGGTACTGTGTGTGTAACCCAACGCTGGTCCGCCAGTTCCAGAACCCAGACACCATCTTCATCCTGGCCTTCGCCATCATCCTCCTCAACACGGATATGTACAGCCCTAACGTTAAGGcagagaggaagatgaagatAGAGGACTTCATCAAGAACCTCAGAG GAGTGGACAATGGCCAGGACATTCCCAGGGATCTGTTGGTTGGGATCTACCAGCGCATCCAGAAGTGGGAGCTAAGGACCAATGATGACCACGTGTCTCAAGTGCAGGCGGTGGAGAGAGTCATAGTAGGCAAAAAGCCT GTGATGTCTCTGCCACACCGCAGGCTGGTATGCTGCTGTCAGCTCTATGAGGTGCCTGACCCCAACCGACCCCAAAGGACCGGAGTTCACCAAAGGGAGGTCTTCCTGTTCAATGACCTGCTGGTG GTGACTAAGATTTTCCAGAAGAAGAAGACTTCTGTGACGTACAGTTTCAGACAGTCCTTCCCTCTAGTGGAGATGCAAGTCCACATGTTCCAGAACTCCT ACTACCTCCACGGTATCCGCCTGACCTCAGCAGTGTTGGGTGGGGACAGTAAGGTCCTTATCGTGTTCATGGCTCCCAGTCAGCAGGACCGCACCCGCTTTGTCAGTGACCTGAGAGAGAGTATAGCTGAGGTGCAGGAGATGGAGAAGTACAGAGTAGAGT CTGAGTTGGAGAAGCAGAAAGGGGTGATGAGGACTGGCCTGCTGACCGGCTTGGTCGGAGGCGGAGTGGGGGTGAAGGGTGAGGTGGTGAACGGCACCCTGGGAAGGCCCAGTCTAGATGACAACTACTCTGCGGGAGAGGGACTGAAACGCTCCGCACTCAGCTCATCCCTCCGAGACCTATCAGAcggag GGAAACGTGGTCGCAGTAACAGTGTTGGCTCCCTCGACAGTACCATGGAA GGTTCCATCATTAGCAGCCCCCGGCCCCACCAGTGTTACCCGGTTCCGGGCGTGATCCCAGGCTGCTACCCTACAGAAGACTACCGGCCGCATCGCCCCATCCTGAGCCCCGGaacaggggtggggggtgggccGGGGCAACAACAGACCGCTGCTGGGATGGGAGTTGGAGGGGTTCCCAGCAGTGTAGAGAGAGCAGGAGTGGGGAGCGGCCCTGGGGGGGGCAATACGGGCTCCTTCCTGGGCTCTCTATTCGGCAGCAAACGCGCCAAACCGCCAAGTCCCCTTATACCACCGGGGCCACCCTACCCCGCCCCTGTCCCCCACCCACTACGGGAGGGCCCCCTCCTCACTCCCCATCATCTCTGTGCCAGTCAGAGGGGGGCCCTTCCAAGATCCAGGCCCTGCATGCTCAGTACTGCCACACAGCCGTCGTGCAGCCCCCTCCcccctactaccatcaccatcGCTACCACGTCCAAGCTGGCCCTCCTCCCTTGCCAGGCGGGGGCGTGCCCCCTCATATCCTTCAGAGAGGGCCGCTCCCCTGTCGCCCTCCTTTTGGCCCCCCTCACGCCCAGCTCCAGCAGCTGGCCCATCTCTCCCAGTTTTCCCAGCATGGCATGCAGGGTCGCTACGGCAACATAG